From a single Raphanus sativus cultivar WK10039 chromosome 3, ASM80110v3, whole genome shotgun sequence genomic region:
- the LOC130509252 gene encoding inactive beta-amylase 4, chloroplastic-like isoform X3, whose protein sequence is MAEIGGIGCGCRGVSGGNFFFHPVGGRFSLKTCFLQQRTRRNRNFFRNLSIAPSFKRGGRLITKWSSVAGNSPIFSMDAGEKSRSFVLVSSRHKKVPVYVMMPIDTFGIDSSGCPIIKRLKALTVSLKALKLAGVHGVAVEVWWGIVERFSPLEFKWSLYDELFRLVSEAGLKLHVALCFHSNMHLFRGKGGGVSLPLWIREIGDVNKDIYYRDKNGFSNNDYLTLGVDQLPLFGGRTAVQCYEDFMLSFSKNFEPYFGNLIEEISIGLGPSGELRYPAHPLGDGRWTFPGIGEFQCHDKYMMEDLMAVASREGKPQWGSRDLPNAGCYNSFPSEVPFFEEGHDSFLSDYGRFFLEWYSGKLICHADAILAKAADVLRRRQEEEKSSVMLVAKIGGIYWWYKTSSHPAELTAGYYNTALRDGYDPLASVLSRHGAALHIPCLDMADSETPEKYLCSPEGLLKQPVFTYCVATLATVP, encoded by the exons ATGGCGGAGATTGGAGGAATCGGCTGTGGCTGTCGCGGCGTCTCCGGCGGTAACTTCTTCTTCCACCCCGTCGGAGGAAGATTCTCCTTGAAAACTTGCTTCCTCCAGCAGAGAACGAGGCGGAATCGAAACTTCTTCCGAAACCTCTCCATCGCCCCTTCCTTCAAACGCGGCGGCCGTTTAATCACGAAATGGAGCTCCGTCGCTGGGAACAGCCCAATCTTTAG TATGGATGCTGGGGAGAAATCAAGATCGTTTGTGTTGGTATCATCAAGGCACAAGAAAGTCCCTGTTTATGTTATGATGCCTATTGATACTTTTGGGATCGACTCTTCTGGCTGCCCTATCATTAAAAG GCTCAAGGCTTTAACTGTTTCTCTTAAGGCACTCAAGTTAGCTGGTGTTCATGGAGTCGCGGTTGAGGTTTGGTGGGGGATTGTGGAGCGTTTCTCTCCTCTGGAGTTTAAATGGTCGCTCTACGATGAGCTCTTCAGGCTGGTTTCTGAGGCAGGGTTGAAGTTGCACGTTGCTCTTTGTTTTCATTCGAATATGCACTTGTTTCGTGGTAAAGGAGGAGGCGTCAGTCTTCCACTCTGGATCCGAGAG ATTGGGGACGTCAATAAGGATATATACTATCGAGATAAAAACGGCTTCTCCAATAATGACTATTTGACACTTGGAGTCGACCAACTTCCTTTGTTTGGTGGCCGCACTGCCGTCCAATGCTATGAAGATTTTATGCTCAGCTTTTCTAAAAACTTTGAACCATATTTTGGAAACTTGATTGAAGAAATAAGCATCGGTCTTGGTCCTTCGGGGGAGCTTAG ATATCCGGCACATCCTTTGGGAGATGGTAGATGGACATTCCCTGGTATTGGTGAATTTCAATGCCATGACAAATACAT GATGGAAGACTTAATGGCTGTGGCTTCTCGAGAAGGCAAACCTCAATGGGGAAGCAGAGATCTTCCTAATGCAGGGTGCTATAATAGCTTTCCATCTGAGGTTCCTTTCTTTGAGGAGGGCCATGATAGTTTTCTCTCCGACTATGGTCGTTTCTTTCTA GAATGGTACAGTGGGAAGTTGATTTGTCATGCTGATGCTATTCTTGCAAAGGCAGCCGATGTTTTGCGGAGACGTCAGGAAGAGGAGAAAAGCTCTGTAATGTTGGTTGCAAAAATTGGTGGAATATATTGGTGGTATAAGACATCTTCACACCCTGCTGAACTCACTGCAGGTTATTACAATACCGCACTCAGGGATGGTTATGATCCTCTCGCTTCTGTCTTGTCCCGCCATGGTGCTGCTCTGCATATCCC CTGCTTGGATATGGCGGACAGTGAAACACCTGAGAAGTATCTTTGCAGTCCTGAAGGATTGCTTAAACAG CCTGTGTTTACTTACTGCGTTGCAACACTAGCTACAGTGCCTTGA
- the LOC130509252 gene encoding inactive beta-amylase 4, chloroplastic-like isoform X2, producing MAEIGGIGCGCRGVSGGNFFFHPVGGRFSLKTCFLQQRTRRNRNFFRNLSIAPSFKRGGRLITKWSSVAGNSPIFSMDAGEKSRSFVLVSSRHKKVPVYVMMPIDTFGIDSSGCPIIKRLKALTVSLKALKLAGVHGVAVEVWWGIVERFSPLEFKWSLYDELFRLVSEAGLKLHVALCFHSNMHLFRGKGGGVSLPLWIREIGDVNKDIYYRDKNGFSNNDYLTLGVDQLPLFGGRTAVQCYEDFMLSFSKNFEPYFGNLIEEISIGLGPSGELRYPAHPLGDGRWTFPGIGEFQCHDKYMMEDLMAVASREGKPQWGSRDLPNAGCYNSFPSEVPFFEEGHDSFLSDYGRFFLEWYSGKLICHADAILAKAADVLRRRQEEEKSSVMLVAKIGGIYWWYKTSSHPAELTAGYYNTALRDGYDPLASVLSRHGAALHIPCLDMADSETPEKYLCSPEGLLKQIHDVSKKRTIQVTGRNTSERFDVVRDGTKANTRELCAAEWGNCKIVYIFQNEREDL from the exons ATGGCGGAGATTGGAGGAATCGGCTGTGGCTGTCGCGGCGTCTCCGGCGGTAACTTCTTCTTCCACCCCGTCGGAGGAAGATTCTCCTTGAAAACTTGCTTCCTCCAGCAGAGAACGAGGCGGAATCGAAACTTCTTCCGAAACCTCTCCATCGCCCCTTCCTTCAAACGCGGCGGCCGTTTAATCACGAAATGGAGCTCCGTCGCTGGGAACAGCCCAATCTTTAG TATGGATGCTGGGGAGAAATCAAGATCGTTTGTGTTGGTATCATCAAGGCACAAGAAAGTCCCTGTTTATGTTATGATGCCTATTGATACTTTTGGGATCGACTCTTCTGGCTGCCCTATCATTAAAAG GCTCAAGGCTTTAACTGTTTCTCTTAAGGCACTCAAGTTAGCTGGTGTTCATGGAGTCGCGGTTGAGGTTTGGTGGGGGATTGTGGAGCGTTTCTCTCCTCTGGAGTTTAAATGGTCGCTCTACGATGAGCTCTTCAGGCTGGTTTCTGAGGCAGGGTTGAAGTTGCACGTTGCTCTTTGTTTTCATTCGAATATGCACTTGTTTCGTGGTAAAGGAGGAGGCGTCAGTCTTCCACTCTGGATCCGAGAG ATTGGGGACGTCAATAAGGATATATACTATCGAGATAAAAACGGCTTCTCCAATAATGACTATTTGACACTTGGAGTCGACCAACTTCCTTTGTTTGGTGGCCGCACTGCCGTCCAATGCTATGAAGATTTTATGCTCAGCTTTTCTAAAAACTTTGAACCATATTTTGGAAACTTGATTGAAGAAATAAGCATCGGTCTTGGTCCTTCGGGGGAGCTTAG ATATCCGGCACATCCTTTGGGAGATGGTAGATGGACATTCCCTGGTATTGGTGAATTTCAATGCCATGACAAATACAT GATGGAAGACTTAATGGCTGTGGCTTCTCGAGAAGGCAAACCTCAATGGGGAAGCAGAGATCTTCCTAATGCAGGGTGCTATAATAGCTTTCCATCTGAGGTTCCTTTCTTTGAGGAGGGCCATGATAGTTTTCTCTCCGACTATGGTCGTTTCTTTCTA GAATGGTACAGTGGGAAGTTGATTTGTCATGCTGATGCTATTCTTGCAAAGGCAGCCGATGTTTTGCGGAGACGTCAGGAAGAGGAGAAAAGCTCTGTAATGTTGGTTGCAAAAATTGGTGGAATATATTGGTGGTATAAGACATCTTCACACCCTGCTGAACTCACTGCAGGTTATTACAATACCGCACTCAGGGATGGTTATGATCCTCTCGCTTCTGTCTTGTCCCGCCATGGTGCTGCTCTGCATATCCC CTGCTTGGATATGGCGGACAGTGAAACACCTGAGAAGTATCTTTGCAGTCCTGAAGGATTGCTTAAACAG ATACACGATGTTTCAAAGAAGAGGACAATACAAGTGACTGGTAGAAACACAAGCGAAAGATTTGATGTGGTGAGAG ATGGGACTAAGGCAAATACGAGAGAACTGTGTGCAGCCGAATGGGGAAACTGTAAGATCGTTTACATTTTTCAGAATGAACGAGAAGATCTTTAG
- the LOC130509252 gene encoding inactive beta-amylase 4, chloroplastic-like isoform X1, translating to MAEIGGIGCGCRGVSGGNFFFHPVGGRFSLKTCFLQQRTRRNRNFFRNLSIAPSFKRGGRLITKWSSVAGNSPIFSMDAGEKSRSFVLVSSRHKKVPVYVMMPIDTFGIDSSGCPIIKRLKALTVSLKALKLAGVHGVAVEVWWGIVERFSPLEFKWSLYDELFRLVSEAGLKLHVALCFHSNMHLFRGKGGGVSLPLWIREIGDVNKDIYYRDKNGFSNNDYLTLGVDQLPLFGGRTAVQCYEDFMLSFSKNFEPYFGNLIEEISIGLGPSGELRYPAHPLGDGRWTFPGIGEFQCHDKYMMEDLMAVASREGKPQWGSRDLPNAGCYNSFPSEVPFFEEGHDSFLSDYGRFFLEWYSGKLICHADAILAKAADVLRRRQEEEKSSVMLVAKIGGIYWWYKTSSHPAELTAGYYNTALRDGYDPLASVLSRHGAALHIPCLDMADSETPEKYLCSPEGLLKQIHDVSKKRTIQVTGRNTSERFDVMGLRQIRENCVQPNGETVRSFTFFRMNEKIFRVENWNNFVPFVRQMSADM from the exons ATGGCGGAGATTGGAGGAATCGGCTGTGGCTGTCGCGGCGTCTCCGGCGGTAACTTCTTCTTCCACCCCGTCGGAGGAAGATTCTCCTTGAAAACTTGCTTCCTCCAGCAGAGAACGAGGCGGAATCGAAACTTCTTCCGAAACCTCTCCATCGCCCCTTCCTTCAAACGCGGCGGCCGTTTAATCACGAAATGGAGCTCCGTCGCTGGGAACAGCCCAATCTTTAG TATGGATGCTGGGGAGAAATCAAGATCGTTTGTGTTGGTATCATCAAGGCACAAGAAAGTCCCTGTTTATGTTATGATGCCTATTGATACTTTTGGGATCGACTCTTCTGGCTGCCCTATCATTAAAAG GCTCAAGGCTTTAACTGTTTCTCTTAAGGCACTCAAGTTAGCTGGTGTTCATGGAGTCGCGGTTGAGGTTTGGTGGGGGATTGTGGAGCGTTTCTCTCCTCTGGAGTTTAAATGGTCGCTCTACGATGAGCTCTTCAGGCTGGTTTCTGAGGCAGGGTTGAAGTTGCACGTTGCTCTTTGTTTTCATTCGAATATGCACTTGTTTCGTGGTAAAGGAGGAGGCGTCAGTCTTCCACTCTGGATCCGAGAG ATTGGGGACGTCAATAAGGATATATACTATCGAGATAAAAACGGCTTCTCCAATAATGACTATTTGACACTTGGAGTCGACCAACTTCCTTTGTTTGGTGGCCGCACTGCCGTCCAATGCTATGAAGATTTTATGCTCAGCTTTTCTAAAAACTTTGAACCATATTTTGGAAACTTGATTGAAGAAATAAGCATCGGTCTTGGTCCTTCGGGGGAGCTTAG ATATCCGGCACATCCTTTGGGAGATGGTAGATGGACATTCCCTGGTATTGGTGAATTTCAATGCCATGACAAATACAT GATGGAAGACTTAATGGCTGTGGCTTCTCGAGAAGGCAAACCTCAATGGGGAAGCAGAGATCTTCCTAATGCAGGGTGCTATAATAGCTTTCCATCTGAGGTTCCTTTCTTTGAGGAGGGCCATGATAGTTTTCTCTCCGACTATGGTCGTTTCTTTCTA GAATGGTACAGTGGGAAGTTGATTTGTCATGCTGATGCTATTCTTGCAAAGGCAGCCGATGTTTTGCGGAGACGTCAGGAAGAGGAGAAAAGCTCTGTAATGTTGGTTGCAAAAATTGGTGGAATATATTGGTGGTATAAGACATCTTCACACCCTGCTGAACTCACTGCAGGTTATTACAATACCGCACTCAGGGATGGTTATGATCCTCTCGCTTCTGTCTTGTCCCGCCATGGTGCTGCTCTGCATATCCC CTGCTTGGATATGGCGGACAGTGAAACACCTGAGAAGTATCTTTGCAGTCCTGAAGGATTGCTTAAACAG ATACACGATGTTTCAAAGAAGAGGACAATACAAGTGACTGGTAGAAACACAAGCGAAAGATTTGATGTG ATGGGACTAAGGCAAATACGAGAGAACTGTGTGCAGCCGAATGGGGAAACTGTAAGATCGTTTACATTTTTCAGAATGAACGAGAAGATCTTTAGGGTCGAGAACTGGAACAACTTTGTCCCTTTCGTTAGGCAGATGAGTGCAGATATGTAA
- the LOC130509253 gene encoding protein TIC 20-v, chloroplastic-like, whose amino-acid sequence MAISHLLSPLPSLTGNLTLTSRSSSSSLPLNSNPHFPKPRLSRERAAKLVLRSKGDDSVDASDRLISAVCYFYPFFDGIQYGKFIITQYQPFQILIQPLFPAIKAFKSFPFNGFLIFITLYFVVVRNQNFSRYVRFNTMQAIVLDVLLIFPDLLERSFNPRDGFGLDVVMSLDSTVFLFLLVSLIYGFSACLFGLIPRLPIVADAADRQVL is encoded by the coding sequence ATGGCAATATCTCATCTTCTTTCTCCATTACCATCTCTAACCGGAAACCTAACCCTAACCAGTcgttcttcttcatcttctctcccTCTAAACTCTAATCCCCACTTCCCAAAACCAAGACTTTCAAGGGAAAGAGCCGCCAAACTCGTCCTCCGGTCCAAGGGAGACGACTCCGTGGACGCATCCGATCGTCTCATCTCAGCAGTCTGTTACTTCTACCCGTTCTTCGACGGCATTCAGTACGGTAAATTCATCATCACGCAATACCAACCTTTCCAGATTCTCATCCAACCTCTGTTTCCCGCCATCAAGGCCTTCAAGAGCTTCCCTTTCAACGGCTTCCTCATCTTCATCACTCTCTACTTCGTCGTCGTCAGGAACCAGAACTTCAGCAGGTACGTTAGGTTCAACACGATGCAGGCCATCGTCCTCGACGTGCTGTTGATCTTCCCGGATTTGCTCGAGAGGAGCTTCAACCCCAGAGATGGGTTTGGTCTGGATGTGGTGATGAGTCTGGACAGCACTGTGTTCCTCTTCTTGCTTGTCTCTTTGATCTATGGTTTTTCTGCTTGCTTGTTTGGTCTGATTCCGAGGTTGCCCATTGTTGCTGATGCTGCTGATAGGCAAGTCCTTTGA